A region of the bacterium genome:
AGAGTTAATGTCTTCCGGATCCCAGTTCCACATGACCTGCACCTTGTTGATATCCACGGTATCCGCGTCTGCGGCCGGAACACCGTCCGCCAGCGGTGTGTAACGCACAAGGCGCGGATTGGTTAGCACCACGCTGTAATCACGCATGTGATACGCCAGCTCGTACGTTCCGGCAGGCTGTACATCTACAGCCATGTTATAAAGGGCGTTCAGCGGAACGTTGATCGGCGAACGTGTCGTGTCATTGGTGCGATCCTGCTCACCCGGATAGACCGAAGCCACACGAAGGCGATACGAACCGACAGCATCCGGAATCCACGTGACGGGAATAGTGACAAACTCGTTCGTGGCCAGCGTAGCCGTCGTCTGCTTCAGCGAGTCGGTGCCCTGATTCGTGCCGTTGGGACGTGTATACAGTTGGCGATAGCGCAACGCGTTGCCGATATTGCTGCTGCCTTCATTCACATACTCGAATGACCACGTCCGTGACAGGCCGACGGTCACCGGGAACGGGACCACCATCTTGCGCGTGGCCGCGTCAATCGCGAAAGCGCGCGTGGCAACGAGGTGAATGTAGTCAACGTGCAATCCGCTGCCGATTCCACCGTCATCGTTGCAGTCGGTTTCCAGGCGGAACTGCAGCAGCACCGTTTGCTCTCCCCACCGCGTGAGATCAATGTCAACCTGTGTGCCGCCGGTGGTCAAACCGCGGCTGCGGCGGACCCATCCGTTCAGCGAGTTGCCCGCATCCGGATGTGTCTCGCTGTTGTTGTACGCATAGTCGTAAACCACACGTGTCCAGGTTGCTCCGTTATCTGTGGAAATATAGATGGAGTAAAGATCATCCAGAGAGCTGTCGTTGTTTCCATCAGCATCCGGCAAATCGCACCAGACATAATATGCGAGCACCAACTTCTGGAATGCGTTGGGATCTGCGCCCGGTCGTGCCGTGTCCGGCAATACGATCGGCGGAGATGTCAGCGCGGTATTCAACCCGGCGATGCCGCGATGCTCGGCATTCCACGACCACACTTGATCGGGGCAGCCGACCATTCCTGTTGGTGCGGTAGAATCCTCATACACCCATGTATTGCCGATTCCGCCGCCCTCCACGGCATAGGTCGTCCAGCCGGTCGCATCGCCGTCGTTCGACAATAAGTTGCCGCCGCTGTGTGATACGCGAATTGAATCCACGATCAGGCCGTAGTAGGATGAATCATCCACCGCGCTGAAACCCGGATCGGAATAGAAGCTGTAACGGAACTTCACATTCGACTGTCCTGCGTAGGCGTCGAGATTCGCGGTAATCACAGTATATGCATTCGCGTTGGCCGTGCCGCCCCATGCCGGAATGTTCGGCCCAAGGCACCACTGCTCGCCGAACGCGTAACAGCTCTGGCCTGTGAAAGCAAGCGACAAACCAGTGGTAACGACTGACCACGTTGCGCCGCCGTCCGTGGAAATCTGCAGATTCCAACCGTCCCACATGTCGTATCCCGCCGGCTCTCCGCCCGGATCCTCAATCTTCCAACGGGCTTTGAACGCCAGCGTAATCGGCGCGCTTGCGCCGCTGAGATTGACAACCGGTGATTCGAGGTGCTGTTGCCATGCGTTGTCGTAGCCGCCGGGGGCAACGAGGTTATCCGTCATCGCGGCATTGCCAACCCACCATGCGGGCGCATTGGGATCGCCGATCGGCACGTTGTCTACATGCCAGTAGGGGGGTTGCGAAGCCGTTAAGTCACTTGACGTCCATACTGGCCCTGCTTCAAATGTCTGCAATACAATCGTGGTATCAAAAGCGTCCAGAGAATTTCCGGGACGACGAGCGAACAATTCCTGAATGGGAATCTCAATTTCCTCCCAGCCGTCGTTCCACGAAACGGCGGGAGAGTTGGCAGGCGTGACCATGAGATTCGTGCCGGCAAATGCAATTGCCGCGATTCCTGCGATCAGCGCCAGACGAAATCCAATTTTGCTGACCATACTTTGCTCCGGAATAGGTTGTTTATCCTTAGGTTGGGACCCGGTTACCCCAAGGTGACCGGAAACGAAAACGGGCACAAGAGGCGTTCTCTTCTGCCCGTTTCTGGAGGTTCGGAAGACGTTGGGCGGACAGACCACATCGCTGCGATCTGCCCGCCACAATTTAGAGTTTACGGCTTTACAACTGCCAGAAAGACGGGCGAAGTAGAAACTACTTCATCAACACCATCTTCTGGGTGGCGGTGAAGCCGTTCACCGTCAACTTGTACAGATACATACCGGTGGCCAGACCAGAAGCGTCAAACTCGACGCTGTGCTGACCGGCATCCTGCAAGCCATTCACCACCGTGGCGACTTCGCGGCCATCCACCGAGAAGACCTTCAGGCTGACCTGACCGGCTTCGCGGAGTGCGTACTCAATCGTCGTGTTCGGGTTGAACGGGTTCGGGTAGTTCTGCATCAATGCATACTCGGTCACGAGTCCGGCGCCTGCTTGCGGCGTCGCATAGACCGTCGAACCGAACAGCGTCATGCCGCCATTCAGATCAACTGCCGTCAGCTGATAGCCGTAGTTCGTGCCGTTCACGACATCGCGATCCACAAACGTGTAGCGATGGCCGCTGGGGCTGTCGCCTTGACCCGCTACTTGAGCAATCTCAACGCCGTTGCGCGTGAGCACGTAGTAGTCAATTTCGCTCTCTGCGTTCGTGCGCCAGTTCAATGTCACCATGCCGTCGCCGGCGATGGCGTCAAAGCTCGTGATTTCCACGGCCAGAATGTTGTCGCCAGCAAACGTCACATCCACCGGGCAGCAGCAATTGCGCGTGTCAATGTAGAGGTAATACGTATCGGGGAACCAGCAGCCGAAGTCATTAGGATCGCCGTTGCCAGTCCAATTGTAGGTCTGGCTTCCACCAAGCGGCGGGAAGGCCGGCTGACCGGCATCGAGATAGCCAAAGCTGTCGAACAGCCACGAGCGAATACGGAACCATTCCGCACAGGTCGAAGACGGAGCGATCGTGATGTAGAAGCACGTCGGATCATTCACGGACGTCCACGACAGCACGACGTCGCCGCCGCGGCCGGTGAACGATGAGGGTCCAAGCGCCGTGTTCTGATCATAGTCGCTGCAATAGTCGCACAGGTCAATCGTGCGCGACCAGATCGGCGAATCAATAATGATCGGATTCGTGTCGTCGTCGCCCGGATAGTTGCGTACGCACGGCTCGCATGTCAGCGGTGCGCAGCTTGTCACACCGGCTTCACCGTTCACAGCAGCCAGAATGGCGCCCACCGGCAAACCACCCGACGACCAGTCGGTGTTGTTATTGAACCAGCAGTAGTCCGGCGTGCCGGTAAACCACCAATACACCCAAGCCTTGCAGTTCGCCAACGCTTCGCGCTGCCAGTAAGGAGCCGGAGCATTGCCCGCGCCTGTCCATGAATCAATCACGAAGTGCACGAAGAACCCGTTCTCCACGCAAACGTCCAGCGGGATGTTCAATTCAATCAAACCCGTGCCGTCTGGATCGTCAATCTCTTCTTGGGTGAGATCATACGTGAACATTCCTGCCGAACCGAGCTGAGCGCCGCCCGGACCCTTGCATTCACGCGGAACGCCGGGGCTGGCCGCATCTTCCGGACAGGTAACAAACACGCGGCCCGTAATCGTGCCGGGTCCCGTGTTGCTGAAAATGACCAGTGTCAGATCCACAGATGTAATGTGGAAAGGATATATTGCCGGAGTGCAATTGCCGTCAGTCGCGGGATCAAAGTACTCGGCAATGTCTTCGCCCGGATCCCAACCGAAGCTGCCGTACGGCGTGCCCGTGAAGTGGTTCAGCACACAGGTGCCGGACCGCGGGGTCGGGTTGTCAGGGAGAGTGATCACAGGACGCAACGTGGGCAACAACTCACGCGCGTTTATGACCTCTGTGGCTTGAGCAATCGCGCTCAGGCCCAAAATCATCAAGACACACAAAATCAAAGTCTTACGCATACCGGGACCTCATAGGTTAAGAGGGTTTATCGTTTCACCAAAATCGGTTGTTTAAACATTTCCAGTACCCACGCATAAGGTATATTAAGACTATCTATTCGTCAATACTTTGAGCCATACTGACCAAAAAAGTTATGGCCAAGCACATGTCTATTGCAAGCGGTTGCTTAACTCTTAACTTTCATGTTTGCTGAAGTAACATCGTTATGTCACAAAGTCTCATTATATACTTGACCCCCCGCAAGAGGCATGCGCATTTTGTTCTACTCTCCTGACCCACTATGAGCACCCAACAATCTGACAAAAATTTGTTGCACTCCTTCCGTTTGCGCACCGTGAATTCCCAGTCACAGCAGCAGGGGAGTTTCGTACTCTATTGGATGCTTGCCCAGCGCCGAGTGACCCACAACTTCGCTCTTGAACAGGCAGTGAACTGGGCAAAACAGCTCGGCAAACCCCTGCTGATTCTCGAGTCCGTAACTCTGGTCTACGACTACGCGAGTCCACGGCAGCACGTCTTTCTGCTGCAGGGCATGGCCGACAATCAAGCG
Encoded here:
- a CDS encoding T9SS type A sorting domain-containing protein → MRKTLILCVLMILGLSAIAQATEVINARELLPTLRPVITLPDNPTPRSGTCVLNHFTGTPYGSFGWDPGEDIAEYFDPATDGNCTPAIYPFHITSVDLTLVIFSNTGPGTITGRVFVTCPEDAASPGVPRECKGPGGAQLGSAGMFTYDLTQEEIDDPDGTGLIELNIPLDVCVENGFFVHFVIDSWTGAGNAPAPYWQREALANCKAWVYWWFTGTPDYCWFNNNTDWSSGGLPVGAILAAVNGEAGVTSCAPLTCEPCVRNYPGDDDTNPIIIDSPIWSRTIDLCDYCSDYDQNTALGPSSFTGRGGDVVLSWTSVNDPTCFYITIAPSSTCAEWFRIRSWLFDSFGYLDAGQPAFPPLGGSQTYNWTGNGDPNDFGCWFPDTYYLYIDTRNCCCPVDVTFAGDNILAVEITSFDAIAGDGMVTLNWRTNAESEIDYYVLTRNGVEIAQVAGQGDSPSGHRYTFVDRDVVNGTNYGYQLTAVDLNGGMTLFGSTVYATPQAGAGLVTEYALMQNYPNPFNPNTTIEYALREAGQVSLKVFSVDGREVATVVNGLQDAGQHSVEFDASGLATGMYLYKLTVNGFTATQKMVLMK